The following proteins are encoded in a genomic region of Bacteroidota bacterium:
- a CDS encoding TatD family hydrolase has product MIFTDTHSHLYSTQFDNDIDEVVAKALEAGIKRVFLPNVDLESIDQLKKLTAKYPDMMKPMMGLHPCEVKENYKEVLDIIYNEYNTGNYIAVGEIGMDLYWDKTTEAIQADAFITQCKWAAASNHAVSIHCREAIALTIELLQKEKIQGLKGVFHCFGGSLEQAKEVIEMGFMLGIGGVVTYKNTHLRETLTQIDLKHIVIETDSPYLAPVPYRSKRNDTIYLIETAKILAGVYGLTLAEIAQATTANSIEIFGC; this is encoded by the coding sequence ATGATATTTACCGATACCCACTCCCATTTATATTCCACCCAGTTCGATAACGACATTGATGAAGTAGTTGCCAAAGCCCTAGAAGCTGGGATTAAAAGAGTATTCTTGCCCAATGTAGATTTGGAAAGTATTGACCAACTTAAAAAACTCACTGCAAAATATCCCGATATGATGAAACCCATGATGGGCCTGCACCCCTGCGAAGTGAAGGAAAACTATAAGGAGGTTCTCGATATAATATATAATGAATATAACACTGGCAATTATATAGCTGTGGGCGAAATAGGAATGGATTTGTATTGGGATAAAACCACCGAAGCAATTCAAGCAGATGCATTTATTACCCAATGCAAATGGGCCGCAGCAAGTAATCATGCAGTATCTATTCATTGCCGTGAAGCGATTGCACTTACTATCGAACTTTTGCAAAAGGAAAAAATACAAGGACTAAAAGGAGTGTTTCACTGCTTTGGGGGTTCGTTGGAACAAGCCAAAGAGGTTATAGAAATGGGGTTTATGCTGGGCATAGGGGGAGTGGTCACCTATAAAAATACCCATTTGAGAGAAACTTTAACACAGATAGATTTGAAGCATATTGTTATTGAAACCGACTCTCCCTATTTGGCCCCTGTGCCCTACCGTAGCAAGCGTAACGACACTATATACCTAATTGAAACTGCCAAAATTTTGGCAGGTGTTTATGGCTTAACTTTAGCAGAAATTGCACAGGCAACTACCGCAAACTCCATAGAAATATTTGGTTGTTAG
- the ileS gene encoding isoleucine--tRNA ligase — translation MGHKYSEYDKIDFPKFEQEILAFWKEQGVFKKSVENRNGSENFIFYEGPPSANGLPGIHHVMARAVKDTFCRYKTLQGYKVDRKGGWDTHGLPVELQVEKELGITKEDIGRLDRPKGISIKDYNQKCRETVMRYKSVWNDLTERMGYWVDLDNPYITYENNYIESLWHLLKMLYDKDLLYKGYTIQPYSPAAGTGLSSHELNQPGTYKMLKDMTAVAMFAVTEKINLPYNNTENLPLYILAWTTTPWTLPSNTALAIGEKIKYVFVKTYNTFTAEKQIVVLAKDLCGKYFPEKNAELKFEDYKEGDKNIPFEVIAECDGKDLKGIKYEQLLPYTQPDSEKKFEVIAGDFVTTEDGTGIVHIAPSFGADDFRVAKQNNIGALTLVDRRGKFTEEVSDFANEYVKEQYLTEDEKKSEIERLKNLPETSELNKLIKQIVERSNDYLSVDDRIVLKLQLEGKLFKKEKYEHTYPHCWRTDKPILYYPLDSWFIKTTAKKDRLIELNKTINWKPKSTGEGRFGNWLENLQDWNLSRSRYWGTPLPIWRTEDGTEEKCIGSMEELKSELAKASAAGIKTPTEISDLHRPYVDDIILVSPLGKPMKREADLLDVWFDSGAMPYAQWHWPFENKDKFEHSFPADFIAEGVDQTRGWFFTLHALSTLLFDSVAYKNVISNGLVLDKKGEKMSKSKGNVEDPFILMDKYGIDALRWYMMFNTDPWDNLKFDTDGVEEVQRKFFGTLYNIYGFFALYANIDNFTYAEAEVPLDKRPEIDQWVLSLLNSLAADVQKNMDDYEPTKATRLIYDFVTEHLSNWYVRLCRRRFWKGDYSEDKVAAYQTLYTCLETVAILISPIAPFYADKLFKDLNAVSGRKASESVHLVDFPAVNTSYINKGLELRMQLAQDVSSLVLSIRKKANIRVRQPLQRVVIPVLNAELANNLELVKDLIASEVNVKSIETVTEENLKFNKKIKANFKILGAKLGPQMKLAANAIAAMGQVEINQLEQQGFFNLNLDGEDYALQISEVEILSEDVPGWQVASNGRLTVALDIHISADLKLEGLARELVNRLQNQRKTQGFDVTDRVIVHILPNDTLQQVVEKHGAYICNEILAEKLLFNEKIPESIEVDLEDFKTAVKIELFKN, via the coding sequence ATGGGCCATAAATACAGTGAGTACGACAAAATAGATTTTCCTAAATTTGAGCAAGAAATATTAGCATTTTGGAAAGAGCAGGGGGTTTTTAAAAAATCTGTTGAGAACAGAAACGGTAGCGAAAATTTTATTTTTTACGAAGGGCCACCTTCAGCCAATGGCCTACCGGGCATACATCACGTAATGGCCCGGGCAGTGAAGGATACCTTTTGCCGTTACAAAACTTTGCAAGGCTATAAGGTTGACCGCAAAGGTGGTTGGGATACCCACGGCCTTCCGGTCGAATTGCAAGTTGAAAAAGAATTGGGAATTACCAAAGAAGATATTGGCCGACTTGATAGACCCAAAGGAATATCTATAAAAGACTATAACCAAAAATGCCGCGAAACAGTGATGCGTTACAAAAGTGTGTGGAACGACCTTACTGAACGCATGGGTTATTGGGTCGATTTGGACAATCCCTATATTACTTACGAAAACAATTATATAGAAAGTCTTTGGCATTTGCTCAAGATGTTGTATGATAAAGATTTATTATATAAAGGTTATACCATACAACCTTATAGTCCCGCTGCAGGCACAGGTTTAAGCAGCCATGAACTAAACCAACCGGGCACTTACAAAATGCTGAAAGACATGACTGCTGTGGCTATGTTTGCTGTTACTGAGAAAATAAATTTACCCTATAACAATACCGAAAATTTACCTTTATATATTTTAGCATGGACTACCACACCATGGACTTTACCCAGCAATACCGCACTAGCCATTGGTGAGAAAATAAAATATGTCTTTGTTAAAACATATAATACTTTCACCGCTGAAAAACAGATAGTAGTTTTAGCAAAAGATCTATGTGGCAAATACTTCCCTGAAAAAAATGCAGAACTCAAATTTGAAGATTATAAGGAAGGTGATAAAAATATCCCTTTTGAAGTAATTGCAGAATGCGATGGTAAAGATTTGAAAGGAATTAAATACGAACAATTGTTGCCGTATACCCAGCCCGATAGTGAAAAGAAATTTGAGGTAATAGCAGGCGATTTTGTAACTACAGAAGACGGAACAGGTATCGTGCATATCGCTCCCAGCTTTGGTGCCGATGACTTTAGAGTGGCCAAACAAAATAATATTGGTGCACTCACTTTGGTAGACAGAAGAGGAAAATTTACAGAGGAAGTTTCTGACTTTGCCAATGAATATGTAAAAGAGCAATACCTAACCGAAGACGAAAAAAAATCGGAAATAGAAAGACTTAAAAATTTACCCGAAACTTCGGAGCTGAATAAACTCATCAAACAAATTGTTGAACGTAGCAATGATTATTTGAGCGTTGATGATAGAATAGTTTTGAAACTACAATTAGAAGGAAAACTTTTCAAAAAAGAAAAATACGAACATACCTATCCGCATTGCTGGCGTACCGATAAACCAATATTATATTATCCTTTGGATAGTTGGTTTATAAAAACAACTGCAAAAAAAGACAGGCTAATAGAACTCAATAAAACCATTAACTGGAAACCCAAATCAACAGGTGAAGGAAGGTTTGGAAACTGGTTAGAGAATTTGCAAGATTGGAATTTGTCTCGCTCCAGATATTGGGGAACGCCTTTGCCTATTTGGAGAACGGAAGATGGAACCGAAGAGAAATGTATTGGTTCGATGGAAGAGTTGAAAAGTGAGTTAGCAAAGGCTAGTGCTGCAGGAATTAAAACTCCCACAGAAATCTCAGATTTACATCGCCCCTATGTTGATGATATTATATTAGTTTCTCCTTTGGGCAAACCCATGAAACGCGAAGCCGACCTCCTAGACGTATGGTTCGATAGCGGTGCCATGCCTTATGCACAGTGGCATTGGCCTTTTGAGAACAAAGACAAATTCGAGCATTCTTTTCCTGCCGATTTTATAGCCGAAGGTGTGGATCAAACACGTGGATGGTTCTTTACTTTGCATGCATTAAGTACTTTGTTGTTCGACAGTGTTGCGTATAAAAATGTAATTTCAAATGGATTGGTGCTCGACAAAAAAGGCGAAAAAATGTCGAAGTCGAAAGGCAATGTAGAGGATCCTTTTATATTGATGGACAAATATGGTATCGATGCTTTGCGTTGGTACATGATGTTCAATACCGACCCTTGGGATAATCTGAAATTTGATACAGATGGTGTGGAAGAAGTGCAACGCAAATTCTTCGGTACATTATATAATATATATGGCTTTTTTGCCTTGTATGCCAATATCGATAATTTTACTTACGCCGAGGCTGAAGTGCCATTGGATAAGCGTCCTGAAATAGACCAATGGGTTTTGTCATTGCTTAATTCTTTGGCAGCCGATGTACAAAAAAACATGGACGATTATGAGCCCACCAAAGCTACCCGTTTAATATATGATTTCGTAACCGAGCATCTCAGCAATTGGTACGTAAGGCTTTGCCGCCGCCGTTTTTGGAAAGGCGATTATAGCGAAGATAAAGTTGCAGCTTACCAAACATTATATACTTGTTTAGAAACCGTAGCCATCTTAATATCGCCCATTGCTCCATTTTATGCAGATAAGCTATTTAAGGATTTGAATGCCGTGAGTGGCCGTAAAGCTAGCGAATCAGTTCATCTAGTTGATTTCCCTGCGGTAAATACTAGTTATATAAACAAAGGATTGGAACTCAGAATGCAATTGGCACAAGATGTATCAAGTTTGGTATTGAGCATTCGCAAAAAAGCCAATATTCGTGTGCGTCAACCTTTGCAAAGAGTAGTAATCCCTGTGCTGAATGCAGAACTGGCAAACAACTTAGAACTTGTAAAAGATTTGATTGCCAGCGAAGTGAACGTGAAAAGCATAGAAACTGTTACCGAAGAAAATCTAAAATTCAATAAAAAAATAAAAGCTAACTTCAAAATATTGGGAGCCAAACTTGGCCCTCAAATGAAACTTGCCGCCAATGCTATAGCTGCGATGGGACAAGTTGAAATTAACCAATTGGAACAACAGGGTTTTTTTAATTTGAATTTAGATGGCGAGGATTATGCTTTGCAAATCAGCGAAGTAGAAATATTATCAGAAGATGTTCCAGGTTGGCAAGTTGCTTCCAATGGTCGCTTAACAGTGGCATTAGATATCCACATCAGTGCTGACTTGAAACTTGAAGGCTTGGCCAGAGAGCTTGTAAACCGCTTGCAAAATCAGCGTAAAACACAAGGCTTCGATGTAACCGACAGGGTAATTGTCCACATACTACCTAATGACACTTTACAACAAGTGGTAGAAAAACATGGGGCTTATATTTGCAACGAAATTCTAGCAGAAAAGCTATTGTTCAATGAAAAAATACCTGAATCAATAGAAGTTGATCTGGAAGATTTTAAAACAGCAGTGAAGATAGAACTTTTCAAAAATTAG
- a CDS encoding TraR/DksA C4-type zinc finger protein yields MANHDNEMRRYSDVDLNIFQELINSKLVVARQELSRLSDQLKNSNANGTDDTAGGYSNIDDGSKTLEKEQLGIMAQRAKKFIENLENALIRIQNKTYGICRVTGNLIPKERLMAVPHATLSIEAKNNQYR; encoded by the coding sequence ATGGCCAACCACGACAATGAAATGAGACGCTACAGCGATGTAGACTTGAATATTTTCCAAGAGTTAATTAACTCAAAACTGGTAGTAGCCCGCCAAGAACTTTCACGCCTTAGCGACCAACTTAAAAACTCTAATGCCAATGGTACTGATGATACTGCCGGTGGTTATAGCAATATTGATGATGGTAGTAAGACTTTAGAGAAAGAGCAGTTGGGTATTATGGCTCAACGTGCCAAAAAATTTATCGAGAACTTAGAGAACGCCTTGATTCGTATCCAAAATAAAACCTATGGAATTTGCAGGGTTACGGGCAATCTGATTCCCAAAGAAAGATTAATGGCAGTGCCACATGCTACCTTAAGCATTGAAGCCAAAAATAACCAATACAGATAA